One Dialister invisus DSM 15470 genomic region harbors:
- a CDS encoding magnesium transporter CorA family protein, translating into MLTAYKHDENHRLCSVAFEEMEKGSWINCAAPDAAELEKLNELTGIPVDSLQTALDREERSHVELEDDFIFVVVNTPVVLETDAYDALPLGIFITDKVFVTVCLENNTVIQKFINNNYPSFQTYKKTRFLFQILSTASSSFLYFLQQIYKKTDGIETQVRKSLQNKELFRMLELQKSLTYFNFALHANENVMERLMRLRNSPIHTLLKMYEEDEDLLEDVIIENKQALEMVEIYTNILMSMMDSFSSIISNRLSQIMKFLTSVTILLAVPTLIFSLWGINVPVPWESSEIGFAAVTLLGLVLTLVSALVLWKKDML; encoded by the coding sequence ATGCTTACCGCTTATAAACATGATGAAAATCACAGACTTTGTTCCGTTGCTTTTGAGGAGATGGAAAAAGGGTCGTGGATCAATTGCGCGGCTCCTGATGCGGCGGAGCTGGAAAAGCTGAATGAGCTTACCGGTATTCCTGTTGATTCCCTCCAAACCGCTCTTGACCGCGAAGAACGTTCCCACGTAGAATTGGAAGATGATTTTATTTTTGTCGTTGTAAATACGCCTGTCGTCCTTGAAACAGATGCTTACGATGCACTGCCGCTGGGGATTTTTATCACGGATAAGGTATTTGTCACCGTGTGTCTTGAAAATAATACGGTGATCCAGAAGTTTATAAATAATAATTATCCCTCTTTCCAGACTTATAAAAAGACAAGATTCCTTTTCCAGATACTGTCTACCGCATCGTCGTCCTTCCTGTACTTCCTGCAGCAGATTTATAAAAAGACGGACGGCATCGAAACACAGGTGCGGAAATCTTTGCAGAACAAAGAACTCTTCCGCATGCTGGAACTGCAGAAATCTCTGACCTACTTCAACTTCGCCCTTCATGCGAATGAAAACGTCATGGAGCGCCTCATGCGTCTTCGCAACAGCCCCATCCATACACTCCTGAAAATGTACGAAGAAGATGAGGATCTTCTGGAAGACGTCATCATTGAAAATAAACAGGCTTTGGAAATGGTGGAAATTTACACGAACATCCTGATGTCCATGATGGACTCCTTCTCCTCGATTATTTCCAACCGTCTGTCACAGATTATGAAATTCCTCACCTCGGTGACGATCCTTCTTGCCGTGCCCACTTTGATATTCAGCCTTTGGGGTATTAATGTGCCCGTGCCGTGGGAATCAAGCGAGATCGGATTTGCTGCGGTCACCCTTCTCGGTCTCGTGCTGACCCTCGTATCGGCGCTGGTGCTGTGGAAGAAAGATATGCTTTGA
- the brnQ gene encoding branched-chain amino acid transport system II carrier protein, translated as MGEKTNNAFIAIGLMLFALFFGAGNLIFPVFMGQNAGVNTIPATIGFLMTGVGLPLLGVLAICYSGVNLRELAGRIHPAYSIFFCTALYLTIGPFFAAPRTATVAYEIAVAQYLPPEMRSMGLYVFAAVFFIITWWLAISPSKLVARVGKFMTPVLLVFLFLLIISAIASPMGSWQAPAAAYDTGVKALGQGIVDGYNTMDGLAALVFGIIVVESVKMYGAVSEAQITKDTLRSGLISTFFMAVIYAALCYIGASSVSLIGVQENGAPVLVKTALHYFGAAGGGILGVIVIFACLTTSVGLAASCAAYFNLLLPKISSKTFVTVMVVVCFFVALFGLTTIIKNAVPVLLFLYPMSISLIALAFLHNFFNGRRCVYVWTTLFTAVPALCDGLHGFGLKLGAMEPMLAALPLAEYSMGWICFFVVGFAVGIVQMLVTGKKEQA; from the coding sequence ATGGGGGAAAAGACGAACAACGCATTTATCGCGATCGGGCTCATGCTGTTCGCATTATTTTTCGGGGCGGGAAATTTGATATTTCCGGTCTTCATGGGGCAGAATGCGGGGGTAAATACGATTCCCGCGACAATCGGTTTTTTGATGACAGGCGTAGGTCTTCCGCTTTTGGGTGTTCTTGCCATTTGCTATTCCGGTGTGAATCTCCGTGAACTGGCGGGGCGTATTCATCCGGCGTACAGCATTTTCTTCTGCACGGCGCTGTACCTGACCATCGGGCCGTTTTTTGCGGCTCCCCGTACGGCGACGGTGGCTTATGAGATTGCTGTGGCGCAGTACCTGCCTCCTGAAATGCGGAGCATGGGGCTTTATGTTTTTGCCGCGGTGTTTTTTATCATTACCTGGTGGCTTGCGATTTCACCGTCCAAACTGGTGGCCCGGGTCGGCAAGTTCATGACTCCCGTCCTTCTGGTATTCCTTTTCCTTTTGATTATCAGCGCCATTGCCTCGCCCATGGGAAGCTGGCAGGCACCGGCAGCTGCTTATGACACCGGTGTGAAAGCTCTCGGGCAGGGGATCGTTGACGGATATAATACGATGGACGGCCTTGCCGCTCTTGTTTTCGGCATTATCGTGGTGGAATCGGTCAAGATGTACGGCGCGGTTTCCGAAGCGCAGATTACGAAAGACACGCTCCGGTCCGGTCTGATTTCCACATTTTTCATGGCGGTTATTTATGCGGCGCTCTGCTATATCGGTGCCAGTTCCGTATCCCTCATCGGTGTGCAGGAAAACGGCGCTCCCGTCCTCGTAAAAACGGCGCTCCACTACTTTGGTGCCGCCGGCGGAGGCATTCTGGGAGTGATCGTTATCTTTGCCTGCCTGACCACCAGTGTCGGTCTGGCGGCTTCCTGCGCAGCCTATTTTAACCTGCTCCTGCCGAAAATCTCTTCAAAAACCTTTGTTACCGTCATGGTCGTTGTCTGCTTCTTCGTGGCGCTCTTCGGCCTGACGACGATCATCAAGAATGCTGTTCCCGTACTGCTTTTCCTGTATCCCATGTCCATTTCCCTCATTGCGCTGGCGTTCCTGCATAACTTCTTTAACGGCCGCCGCTGCGTATATGTATGGACGACGCTTTTTACCGCTGTGCCCGCTCTTTGTGACGGGCTTCACGGGTTCGGTCTGAAGCTGGGTGCCATGGAACCGATGCTCGCGGCTCTTCCGCTGGCGGAATACAGCATGGGCTGGATCTGTTTCTTTGTGGTAGGATTTGCTGTCGGTATCGTCCAGATGCTGGTGACCGGAAAGAAAGAACAGGCCTAA
- a CDS encoding ESPR-type extended signal peptide-containing protein, producing the protein MNHIYKVIWSRVKNSYVVVSEIAGTARKSGRVRVSKNTLAAVLAAFLLTGISVSPVSAALDGVNTFVEAGNQNIKIGNGTDLRNNSTKNGAIAIGDHAQIDDYVMQEGSIAIGKNAFVENMWGTQDKIFRFGMHSTDPSRTDHLLPAGIAIGQNTYARSGSLMIGDHKYVGALGDTTVNSNTDDEKRKLSVLVGATTVGLNSYSAGAFATTTGAYSIMTNAYDGNTNQGSAAQNFGAVINGSFNSIESKTSGSSVSGIANAVVGTANRTHNANGTLVFGAGNEVTNSVDNIANPMSFLGINSPKELAEKLREDIRRNDSGGAVLAIGGGNKADYAYRSQLVGVGNTLEGTAAEKAAYNLLNGYRNTGTNVSGVTVIGTNRTISNAKDTIVMGSSAGGITTTASKAVILGSEANAEKDGGVALGADSVASVDKDIAGYDPSTKLASTNTSAAWKATHAAVSVGNGSTATRQITGVAAGTNDTDAVNVAQLKAIAGGTGSIHFVSVKGGNASSVNYNNDGAKETGAIAIGANAEATANSAVAMGFNAQSNGSGSIVIGESSGLIPDASKRGASKGNSSIIIGTENVDKGGTKDHAGSNDGILGSNNTIQESNGAFVTGAFNHVSDSYQFGQLSASEQQKLAQAMADGKPLGKYIGKWGSHVFVTGDGNTVSQGMNVTISGSQNTVENSKSQTVIGDSNKITDRNAGTVSGKQEERTKNVSDLVIGKGNKIEGNSTYMKGYESLTVIGNNNEMVNPGAGIVIGDNQKVGAIRESVVIGSMTPEEKADSDIRQKHASVVVGYHAQSGTRDGGGMNVALGHGAKAYGWQETVTGIKSIVEAGDSGYDGYLASVYGGLNTVASNKADQNDGMANTVVGTLNKTEGANGALVFGAGNSVTHSFGTAPTDENGNSMNEYWGDIISFEGQGYAGGTGQSGHDELRKAMGLAMSTGGGSVVTMGNGNTSDYAVHSQIIGSGNILTGTANTPSINNTINGYGNTGRNVERMSMMGTGNNMSGSTADVVIGDYHHKDGGKNNVILGSMATEKKTVTKTYTRKDASGNVIREKKYKVTENVPIKSHTANISNAVMLGYNTDVEKDGGVAIGADSVASVDKGAAGYDPSTDTASTDTSATWKATAAAVSIGKAATPTSAAVTRQITNVAAGTQDTDAVNVAQLKKVQAAAGAAKVHYYSAKSTKTGAGSNYDNDGAEAEDSIVLGISSSSKGVNSTVLGNNNKLTGVKNGRNNSIVAGQNLEVEGVHNAVFGTDYNNYDHKLTKVFGEENTVIGLGNLVGYTAEKDPSDPTKWIYTKNSSGSDQNVAVGMTNTANGGSVVVGTSSEAENLGVSFGHGNKVIGSNSGGGQRGLALGNYLTVKGEEAVAVGTNASATADWAIAMGKNSKAEKETAMAFGYDSHAKANHGVALGAWSVADTAAGVSGYDPSTQAASTDTSAAWKSTLGAVSVGDKTEGYTRQITNVAAGATDTDAVNVAQLKKAVAGAADGNDTLVSGSNGLSLSGKTLSMSVKDTAGNEVKGSVDLSSVADGNDKLVSDNNALSLSGKTLSMSVKDTAGNEVKGSVDLSAIAGQIDTNTTYTMSGTQNADNTTTITLKGSDGKENKVTVATKDTRNTVKAGENVTLDTAANTFGGTEYTVNVKADGKVENGSTKIVSGNTVYHETHVKNDGNYVKKENSAGDNLTILDKQVGKNTTNITNLGNTINNLNGKLGTLDNRISKVGAGAAALAALHPLDFDPP; encoded by the coding sequence ATGAATCACATCTACAAAGTCATTTGGAGTCGAGTGAAGAACAGTTATGTCGTCGTTTCAGAAATTGCGGGCACAGCGAGAAAAAGCGGGAGGGTGAGAGTCTCTAAAAACACGCTGGCAGCAGTTTTGGCGGCTTTTTTATTGACTGGGATTTCTGTAAGCCCTGTATCCGCGGCGCTTGACGGGGTCAATACGTTTGTAGAGGCGGGGAATCAGAATATTAAAATCGGAAATGGTACTGATCTAAGAAATAACAGTACGAAAAACGGTGCTATTGCGATAGGCGATCACGCCCAGATTGATGATTATGTTATGCAGGAAGGCAGTATTGCCATCGGTAAGAATGCTTTTGTAGAAAACATGTGGGGAACGCAGGACAAAATATTCCGTTTCGGGATGCATTCGACGGATCCTTCCCGTACAGACCATTTACTGCCGGCAGGGATTGCCATTGGGCAGAATACTTATGCCCGCAGCGGCAGTCTGATGATCGGCGACCATAAGTATGTCGGCGCCTTGGGAGATACCACGGTAAATTCCAATACGGATGATGAAAAGCGCAAACTGTCCGTCTTGGTAGGCGCGACCACCGTCGGGCTGAACAGTTATTCTGCCGGTGCGTTTGCGACGACGACCGGCGCCTACTCCATCATGACGAATGCGTATGACGGAAATACGAACCAGGGATCTGCCGCTCAGAATTTCGGGGCGGTCATCAACGGATCCTTTAACAGCATTGAATCAAAAACGTCAGGCAGCAGTGTATCGGGAATCGCCAATGCGGTCGTAGGGACTGCCAATCGGACCCACAACGCAAACGGTACCTTGGTTTTCGGCGCGGGCAATGAAGTGACCAATTCAGTGGACAATATAGCAAATCCCATGTCGTTTTTGGGGATCAACAGTCCCAAGGAATTGGCAGAAAAACTCAGGGAGGATATACGGAGAAATGATTCCGGCGGCGCTGTCCTTGCCATCGGCGGAGGAAATAAAGCAGACTACGCATACCGCTCCCAGCTGGTCGGGGTGGGAAATACTCTGGAAGGAACCGCAGCGGAAAAGGCTGCTTACAATTTACTGAACGGTTATAGAAATACAGGTACCAATGTAAGCGGTGTAACTGTCATCGGTACGAACCGCACGATTTCCAATGCAAAAGATACGATTGTGATGGGTTCTTCTGCCGGCGGTATTACTACAACCGCCAGCAAGGCGGTCATACTCGGCTCGGAAGCCAATGCGGAAAAAGACGGCGGCGTAGCGCTCGGTGCGGATTCCGTTGCCTCTGTTGACAAGGATATTGCGGGATATGATCCGTCTACCAAATTAGCTTCTACAAATACATCGGCCGCATGGAAAGCGACGCATGCAGCGGTATCTGTTGGTAATGGCAGTACTGCTACAAGGCAGATTACCGGTGTGGCAGCCGGCACGAATGACACCGATGCAGTCAATGTGGCGCAGCTGAAAGCTATTGCCGGAGGTACGGGCAGTATTCATTTCGTATCCGTGAAAGGTGGAAACGCATCATCAGTCAATTATAACAACGATGGGGCAAAAGAGACCGGAGCCATTGCGATTGGAGCAAATGCAGAGGCGACGGCAAATAGTGCGGTTGCCATGGGTTTTAATGCCCAGTCCAACGGTTCCGGAAGTATCGTTATCGGCGAATCATCCGGCCTGATTCCTGATGCATCAAAACGGGGGGCTTCCAAAGGAAACAGCAGCATTATCATCGGTACGGAAAATGTTGATAAAGGCGGCACGAAAGACCATGCCGGCTCTAATGACGGTATACTCGGAAGCAACAATACGATACAGGAGTCCAATGGCGCTTTCGTGACCGGCGCGTTTAACCATGTGTCCGATTCTTATCAGTTCGGACAACTTTCCGCTTCGGAGCAGCAGAAATTGGCGCAGGCGATGGCGGATGGCAAGCCTCTGGGTAAGTACATCGGTAAATGGGGAAGCCATGTCTTTGTTACCGGCGACGGAAATACCGTTTCACAAGGAATGAATGTTACAATCAGCGGCTCTCAGAATACCGTTGAAAACAGCAAGAGCCAGACCGTCATCGGGGACAGCAATAAGATTACCGATAGAAATGCCGGTACGGTTTCCGGGAAGCAGGAAGAAAGGACGAAGAATGTGTCCGACCTTGTCATCGGCAAGGGAAATAAAATTGAAGGCAACAGTACCTATATGAAAGGGTATGAGAGCCTGACCGTCATCGGGAATAATAATGAAATGGTCAATCCCGGCGCGGGTATCGTGATCGGGGATAACCAGAAAGTTGGGGCGATTAGAGAATCTGTTGTTATCGGTTCCATGACACCGGAAGAAAAGGCCGATTCCGATATCCGGCAGAAACATGCCAGTGTCGTTGTCGGGTATCATGCCCAGAGCGGAACCAGAGACGGCGGCGGAATGAATGTGGCTCTTGGGCATGGCGCAAAAGCTTATGGCTGGCAGGAGACCGTGACAGGGATCAAATCCATTGTGGAAGCAGGTGATTCCGGCTATGACGGCTATTTGGCTTCTGTCTATGGCGGTCTTAATACCGTAGCGTCAAATAAGGCGGACCAGAATGATGGGATGGCAAACACCGTCGTCGGTACCCTGAACAAAACAGAAGGCGCCAATGGGGCGCTCGTTTTCGGCGCGGGCAATAGCGTTACACATTCTTTCGGGACGGCGCCGACCGATGAAAATGGAAACAGTATGAACGAATATTGGGGTGATATCATATCATTTGAGGGACAGGGATATGCCGGCGGAACCGGACAGTCGGGTCATGATGAGCTCAGGAAAGCGATGGGGCTGGCCATGTCGACCGGCGGCGGCTCTGTGGTCACCATGGGGAACGGAAATACTTCAGATTATGCCGTCCATTCCCAGATTATCGGCTCCGGAAATATCCTTACAGGTACAGCAAATACACCCAGCATCAATAACACGATCAACGGATATGGAAATACAGGCAGGAATGTGGAACGTATGTCTATGATGGGGACCGGGAATAATATGTCCGGCAGTACGGCCGATGTAGTGATCGGGGATTATCACCACAAGGACGGCGGTAAAAACAATGTAATCCTTGGATCCATGGCGACGGAAAAGAAGACTGTAACGAAAACGTATACGAGGAAAGATGCTTCGGGCAATGTTATTCGTGAAAAGAAATATAAGGTGACGGAAAATGTACCGATTAAATCGCATACGGCGAACATAAGCAATGCGGTGATGCTCGGCTACAATACGGATGTGGAAAAAGACGGCGGTGTAGCGATCGGCGCGGATTCCGTCGCCTCTGTTGATAAGGGAGCTGCCGGTTACGATCCGTCGACCGATACGGCTTCTACGGATACGTCAGCAACATGGAAAGCGACGGCCGCTGCTGTTTCTATCGGTAAAGCGGCAACTCCGACCAGTGCGGCAGTCACCCGCCAGATTACAAACGTAGCAGCCGGCACGCAGGATACTGATGCCGTCAATGTGGCACAGCTGAAAAAGGTACAGGCAGCTGCCGGTGCGGCGAAAGTGCATTATTACAGCGCCAAGTCTACAAAAACGGGAGCCGGCAGCAACTATGACAATGACGGCGCCGAGGCGGAAGACAGCATCGTGCTCGGTATTTCCTCTTCTTCGAAAGGGGTGAACAGCACCGTTCTTGGCAATAATAACAAACTGACCGGAGTGAAAAACGGAAGAAACAATAGTATCGTCGCCGGCCAGAATCTGGAAGTGGAAGGCGTCCATAATGCCGTATTCGGCACGGATTACAACAATTATGACCATAAACTGACAAAAGTCTTCGGGGAGGAGAATACGGTCATCGGCTTGGGGAACCTGGTTGGCTATACGGCAGAAAAAGATCCGAGCGATCCGACAAAATGGATTTACACCAAGAACTCCAGCGGCAGCGACCAGAATGTGGCTGTCGGTATGACAAATACGGCAAACGGCGGTAGTGTCGTGGTAGGCACCAGTTCCGAAGCGGAAAATCTGGGGGTCTCTTTCGGTCATGGGAATAAAGTCATCGGCTCGAATAGCGGCGGCGGACAGAGAGGTCTTGCCCTGGGGAATTATCTGACAGTCAAGGGCGAAGAAGCGGTAGCTGTAGGTACAAATGCTTCCGCGACCGCGGACTGGGCCATTGCCATGGGCAAGAATAGTAAAGCGGAGAAAGAAACTGCTATGGCTTTTGGTTATGATTCTCATGCGAAGGCAAATCATGGAGTTGCACTTGGCGCATGGAGTGTAGCAGACACGGCAGCAGGTGTGAGCGGTTATGATCCATCTACCCAGGCGGCTTCCACAGATACGTCTGCTGCCTGGAAATCAACTCTTGGTGCCGTTTCTGTAGGGGACAAGACGGAAGGTTATACACGCCAGATTACGAACGTAGCGGCCGGCGCGACAGATACCGATGCCGTCAATGTGGCACAGCTGAAGAAAGCGGTAGCCGGAGCAGCGGATGGCAATGATACACTGGTAAGTGGCAGCAATGGGCTGTCCCTTAGCGGTAAAACCCTGTCCATGAGTGTAAAGGATACGGCCGGAAATGAAGTGAAGGGCAGCGTGGATCTCTCATCCGTTGCAGACGGCAATGATAAACTGGTAAGCGACAACAATGCGCTGTCCCTTAGCGGTAAAACCCTGTCCATGAGCGTAAAAGACACGGCCGGAAATGAAGTAAAAGGCAGCGTAGACCTGTCAGCTATCGCGGGGCAGATTGATACCAATACCACCTATACCATGAGCGGCACACAAAACGCGGACAATACCACCACCATTACCCTGAAAGGGAGCGACGGAAAAGAAAACAAAGTCACCGTAGCTACGAAAGACACAAGAAACACCGTGAAAGCCGGTGAAAATGTGACACTTGACACAGCTGCCAACACGTTTGGCGGAACGGAATACACGGTCAACGTGAAAGCCGATGGAAAAGTGGAAAACGGAAGCACAAAGATTGTCAGCGGAAATACAGTGTACCACGAAACCCATGTGAAGAATGACGGCAACTATGTGAAGAAAGAGAACAGTGCCGGAGACAACCTGACCATACTGGACAAACAGGTCGGCAAGAATACAACCAACATTACCAACCTGGGAAATACCATCAACAATCTGAACGGAAAGCTGGGCACCCTGGACAACCGGATCAGTAAAGTGGGAGCAGGGGCGGCAGCACTGGCAGCCCTCCATCCGCTGGACTTCGACCCCCCATGA
- the recQ gene encoding DNA helicase RecQ, whose product MEPAELLKKYFGYDTFRPMQEDVIKTILSGRDVLAVMPTGAGKSVCFQIPALLFPHGTIIISPLISLMKDQVEALAEQGISASYVNSTVPFDESIERLRDLFRGRLKLLYMAPEKLEPTYFTDCLSKVPLSMVVIDEAHCVSQWGHDFRPSYRKIKTFIDTLPAKPVVTAFTATATSLVEEDMKRSLGLGKAAVFRTGLDRPNLSFRVIHGADRKDFILRYVQNHGKESGIIYCATRKAVDEIYEMLASRKIKAGRYHAGMEDDARKKGQEDFSFDRIHVMVATNAFGMGIDKSNVRYVLHYQMPKSMEAYYQEAGRAGRDGAKAECILLYSGQDAGIQRYLIESGNQTDDQKRMDYDRLYAMDGYCSTTGCLRNYILNYFGETADETCGRCGNCESGRGKVDITDEAVLIFQTVRSLKERYGAGVVADILKGSRTKMIRERNLDSLPTYGRLSFAKIKHLRTAIHFLIADGYLKRDGGESPLLHLTEKAEIVLERKAPVLGFAFGAEDVMASVAVEKKVILSETESGIFEKLRGLRLAIARKEHVPPFVVFSDATLEDMVSRLPRTEEEMAEVHGIGAFKLKKYGERFLAALGEFSGAEEMRGKDEREEKNIYERLERLRRSLAKKENLSTSQILSDTVLRRIAETRPATEEEFRGVKGIGPKKADKYAEVFLQALHPERSRISPKTESKVPEKREHIIPKTAKPVRGRKGKITAVRKETIQAGQTVSIDIETRAFFLYLKKVRARLAKEADLPAGSICADRDLEKMVKSETVSQNLPAAVKAEFEKAITTYKQVRYQMTGAAGKKGNSY is encoded by the coding sequence ATGGAACCGGCGGAACTTTTAAAAAAATATTTCGGTTATGATACATTCCGGCCTATGCAGGAAGATGTCATCAAAACCATTCTGTCGGGCAGGGATGTGCTGGCTGTCATGCCCACCGGCGCGGGAAAGTCGGTCTGCTTCCAGATTCCCGCCCTCCTCTTTCCCCACGGTACGATTATTATTTCTCCTTTGATTTCTCTCATGAAAGACCAGGTGGAAGCGCTTGCAGAGCAGGGGATTTCCGCGTCCTATGTAAACTCCACCGTGCCTTTTGACGAATCTATCGAGCGGCTCCGCGATTTGTTCCGGGGGCGTCTGAAGCTGCTTTACATGGCGCCGGAAAAACTGGAACCCACCTATTTCACCGACTGCCTGTCCAAAGTACCCCTGTCCATGGTCGTCATTGACGAAGCACACTGCGTTTCCCAGTGGGGCCATGATTTCCGTCCGAGTTACCGGAAAATAAAAACCTTTATCGATACGCTTCCCGCAAAACCCGTAGTCACCGCTTTCACCGCTACGGCGACCTCCTTGGTGGAAGAAGATATGAAACGAAGCCTCGGCCTGGGGAAAGCAGCCGTTTTCCGTACGGGACTGGACCGGCCGAACCTGTCCTTCCGTGTCATCCACGGCGCGGACCGGAAAGATTTCATTCTCCGCTATGTGCAGAACCACGGAAAAGAAAGCGGCATCATTTACTGCGCCACCAGGAAAGCAGTGGACGAAATTTATGAAATGCTCGCAAGCCGGAAAATAAAAGCGGGGCGGTACCACGCGGGCATGGAAGATGACGCGCGGAAGAAAGGGCAGGAAGATTTTTCCTTCGACCGCATCCATGTCATGGTGGCGACAAACGCTTTCGGCATGGGTATCGACAAGAGCAACGTGCGCTACGTCCTCCACTACCAGATGCCCAAAAGCATGGAAGCCTATTATCAGGAAGCGGGGCGGGCAGGACGTGACGGCGCGAAAGCGGAATGCATCCTCCTTTACAGCGGGCAGGACGCGGGCATACAGCGCTACCTCATCGAATCGGGAAACCAGACGGACGACCAGAAACGGATGGACTATGACCGCCTTTATGCCATGGACGGCTATTGCAGCACCACAGGCTGCCTGCGGAATTACATCTTAAATTACTTCGGCGAGACTGCTGATGAGACCTGCGGCCGCTGTGGGAACTGCGAAAGCGGAAGAGGAAAGGTGGATATCACCGACGAGGCGGTTCTCATTTTCCAAACCGTCAGATCTCTCAAGGAACGGTACGGCGCCGGTGTGGTGGCGGATATCCTTAAAGGAAGCCGCACGAAAATGATCAGGGAACGGAACCTGGACAGCCTTCCCACCTACGGCAGACTGTCCTTTGCGAAAATCAAACATTTGAGAACCGCCATCCATTTCCTCATCGCCGATGGTTACCTCAAACGTGACGGCGGCGAATCCCCCCTGCTGCATCTTACGGAAAAAGCGGAAATTGTTCTCGAAAGAAAAGCGCCGGTACTGGGTTTTGCTTTCGGTGCGGAAGATGTTATGGCGTCTGTGGCGGTAGAAAAGAAAGTCATCCTTTCAGAAACGGAGAGCGGTATCTTTGAAAAACTCCGCGGACTCCGACTTGCCATTGCCCGGAAAGAACACGTCCCGCCCTTCGTCGTATTCTCCGATGCCACCCTGGAAGATATGGTCTCCCGCCTCCCGCGGACAGAAGAAGAAATGGCGGAAGTCCACGGCATCGGCGCTTTCAAATTAAAGAAGTACGGAGAACGTTTCCTTGCGGCGCTTGGAGAATTCAGCGGAGCGGAAGAAATGAGGGGAAAAGACGAGAGAGAAGAAAAAAACATATATGAGAGACTCGAACGGCTCCGCCGCTCTTTGGCAAAAAAAGAAAATCTGTCGACATCACAAATTCTTTCCGATACAGTCCTCCGGAGGATCGCAGAAACCCGCCCTGCAACCGAAGAAGAATTCCGCGGTGTGAAAGGCATCGGCCCGAAAAAAGCGGACAAATACGCGGAAGTCTTTTTACAGGCCCTCCATCCGGAACGGAGCCGTATTTCCCCAAAAACAGAAAGTAAAGTGCCGGAAAAAAGAGAACATATCATTCCCAAAACGGCAAAACCCGTCCGCGGACGGAAAGGGAAAATCACAGCGGTACGAAAGGAAACGATTCAGGCCGGACAGACGGTGTCCATAGACATAGAAACAAGAGCGTTTTTCCTCTATCTGAAAAAAGTAAGAGCGCGGCTTGCCAAAGAAGCGGACCTGCCGGCGGGAAGCATCTGTGCCGACAGGGATTTGGAAAAGATGGTGAAAAGCGAAACCGTATCCCAAAACCTGCCTGCCGCTGTAAAAGCGGAATTTGAAAAAGCCATCACCACCTACAAACAAGTCAGATATCAGATGACAGGAGCGGCCGGCAAAAAGGGTAATAGCTATTAG